Proteins encoded by one window of Salvia splendens isolate huo1 chromosome 14, SspV2, whole genome shotgun sequence:
- the LOC121765877 gene encoding uncharacterized protein LOC121765877, with translation MQAKTDWEPSSPAVYFVQSPSHDGEKTPPASLNSIPIVSSSPMGSPSHYFGGHGHSPGSSISHCTCPEKIGPVQGSRKADNDVVLTNWEFDLNNLIEDEEGLGEGDEERLLCFHFYNILPFLVGFFVVFFLFCLILWGVSKYQKPEIKMQSIKFETLIIQAGSDTSGVSTDMISLNSTLKFKYTNTASFFGVHVSSTPISLSYTNLQIASGDVKEFYKRRKQEENVRVVVAGDKIPMYGSGAILVSPTGMTDLPVTLKLELQVVSRAHVMGKLVNQRFLNKVECFLDFATTKINVPISLKNCTYHRS, from the exons atgcaggCGAAGACGGATTGGGAGCCGTCGTCGCCGGCGGTGTACTTCGTCCAAAGCCCGTCTCACGACGGGGAGAAGACGCCGCCAGCGTCGCTCAACTCGATCCCGATCGTGAGCTCGAGCCCCATGGGGTCCCCGTCCCACTACTTTGGTGGCCACGGGCACTCCCCGGGGTCCTCGATCAGCCACTGCACGTGCCCAGAAAAAATTGGGCCCGTGCAGGGGTCGAGGAAGGCCGATAACGACGTCGTGCTTACGAATTGGGAATTCGATTTGAATAATTTgattgaagatgaagaaggaTTGGGTGAGGGTGATGAGGAGAGGTTActgtgttttcatttttataatattttgccatttttagtTGGATTTTTTGTGGTTTtcttcttgttttgtttgattttgtgggGCGTCAGTAAATATCAGAAGCCTGAGATCAAAATGCAg AGCATAAAATTTGAGACACTTATAATTCAAGCCGGCTCCGACACAAGTGGAGTTTCAACCGATATGATCTCTCTCAACTCTACACTAAAATTCAAATACACAAACACAGCTTCATTTTTTGGTGTTCATGTCTCATCCACACCTATTTCTCTCTCCTATACCAACCTCCAAATCGCCTCCGGAGAT GTTAAAGAATTCTACAAGAGGAGGAAGCAAGAGGAGAATGTGAGGGTGGTGGTGGCCGGCGACAAGATTCCGATGTATGGTAGCGGGGCGATCCTTGTTTCCCCCACCGGGATGACGGACTTGCCCGTGACGCTCAAGCTGGAGCTCCAGGTTGTATCAAGGGCTCATGTTATGGGCAAGTTGGTGAACCAGAGATTCCTGAACAAGGTTGAGTGCTTCCTCGATTTTGCCACAACGAAGATCAATGTTCCGATTTCTCTCAAGAATTGCACATATCATCGATCATAG